One Thunnus thynnus chromosome 18, fThuThy2.1, whole genome shotgun sequence genomic region harbors:
- the LOC137169542 gene encoding uncharacterized protein isoform X1 has protein sequence MVKFRWNKMLLFLTLLLQFTAVTGQIFLSFTVRDGDEVTLPCENLIRHQDRCGSTIWLFSVSRNTAAVKLIEFGQIGKKAKAKSDRLSVTANCSLVIKKVTVEDVGRYTCRQFKSGQQYQDSVVDLSVVTMTEHKDTDKVTLNCSVSTYDECRHTVKWLYRGNDWDVNTRHAQTSQSTCSITASFLTFYDIYTSNYKLLKCKVTDLNSGKVQLYNFSPQLSCEKPGEEGKTTTTQPTTVTTNENITESRKRTGVAETTTQEGVAETTTQEERWWLYVLLAVVLAALLIIVVVLIRRKRAEGNKTQMNDSTGLSLNPAETQPAPETSQDTDDPEGGVSYASINYTRKTDSKARVQGKDDADEDDAVTYSTVKASSSSAAASTDPSNATA, from the exons ATGGTTAAATTCAGATGgaataaaatgcttttatttctgaCACTGCTGCTTCAGTTTACAG CAGTAACTGGACAGATTTTCCTCTCCTTcactgtcagagatggagatgaagttACTTTGCCTTGTGAAAATTTGATAAGGCATCAGGATAGATGTGGCAGTACTATCTGGCTCTTCAGTGTgtcaagaaacacagcagcagtaaagcTGATTGAATTTGGGCAGATTGGTAAAAAAGCCAAAGctaaatcagacagactgagtgttacAGCGAACTGTTCTCTGGTTATAAAGAAGGTCACAGTTGAGGATGTTGGTCGTTACACCTGCAGACAGTTCAAATCAGGACAACAATATCAAGACTCTGTGGTTGATCTGTCTGTTGTtacca TGACTGAACATAAGGACACTGATAAGGTGACGTTAAACTGCTCTGTGTCGACATATGAtgagtgcagacacacagtgaaGTGGTTGTATAGAGGAAATGACTGGGACGTAAATACCAGACACGCACAGACATCACAGTCTACCTGCTCAATCACTGCCTCCTTCCTGACTTTTTATGATATTTACACATCAAATTATAAGTTATTGAAGTGTAAAGTCACAGATCTCAACAGTGGAAAAGTGCAGCTGTATAACTTCAGTCCTCAGTTGTCATGTGAGAAACCAG GTgaggaaggaaaaacaacaacaactcagccaacaacagtgacaacaaatgaaaatataactgAAAGCAGGAAAAGAACAG GTGTGgctgaaacaacaacacaagaaG GTGTAgctgaaacaacaacacaagaaG AACGGTGGTGGTTGTACGTCCTTCTGGCTGTGGTTTTAGCAGCACTGTTGATAATTGTTGTGGTTCTCATCAGACGGAAGAGAGCTGAAG ggaacaaaacacagatgaatGACAGCACT GGACTGAGCTTAAACCCTGCAGAGACTCAGCCTGCTCCAGAAACCAGTCAGGACACG GATGATCCTGAAGGTGGTGTTTCCTACGCCTCCATCAACTACACAAGGAAGACCGACAGTAAAGCCCGG GTTCAGGGCAAAGATGAtgctgatgaagatgatgcaGTGACCTACAGCACTGTAAaagcttcctcctcttctgctgcaGCCTCCACTGATCCTAGCAACGCTACCGCCtaa
- the LOC137169542 gene encoding uncharacterized protein isoform X2, with protein MVKFRWNKMLLFLTLLLQFTAVTGQIFLSFTVRDGDEVTLPCENLIRHQDRCGSTIWLFSVSRNTAAVKLIEFGQIGKKAKAKSDRLSVTANCSLVIKKVTVEDVGRYTCRQFKSGQQYQDSVVDLSVVTMTEHKDTDKVKISCSVSTYDECRHTVKWVYNGNDWDVNTRHAQTSQSTCSAAASLLTSHFIYQLNFKFLKCKVTDLYNGKVQLYNFSPQLSGERPGEERKTATTQPTTVTTSPTTTVSATNNHSRLQGWWWLYILVAAALVALLIIVVVLIRRKRAKVNKTQMDDSIGLSLNPAETQPAPETSQDTDDPEGGVSYASISYTRKTDSKTWVRGKDDADEDDAVTYSTVKASSSSAAASTDPSSLYATIG; from the exons ATGGTTAAATTCAGATGgaataaaatgcttttatttctgaCACTGCTGCTTCAGTTTACAG CAGTAACTGGACAGATTTTCCTCTCCTTcactgtcagagatggagatgaagttACTTTGCCTTGTGAAAATTTGATAAGGCATCAGGATAGATGTGGCAGTACTATCTGGCTCTTCAGTGTgtcaagaaacacagcagcagtaaagcTGATTGAATTTGGGCAGATTGGTAAAAAAGCCAAAGctaaatcagacagactgagtgttacAGCGAACTGTTCTCTGGTTATAAAGAAGGTCACAGTTGAGGATGTTGGTCGTTACACCTGCAGACAGTTCAAATCAGGACAACAATATCAAGACTCTGTGGTTGATCTGTCTGTTGTtacca TGACTGAACATAAGGACACTGATAAGGTAAAGATAAGCTGCTCTGTGTCGACATATGAtgagtgcagacacacagtgaaGTGGGTGTATAATGGAAACGACTGGGACGTAAATACCAGACACGCACAGACATCACAGTCTACCTGCTCAGCTGCTGCGTCTTTGTTGACTTCTCATTTTATTTACCAAttaaattttaagtttttgaAGTGTAAAGTCACAGATCTCTACAATGGAAAAGTGCAGCTGTATAACTTCAGTCCTCAGTTGTCTGGTGAGAGACCAG gtgaggaaagaaaaacagcaacaactcAGCCAACAACAGTGACAACAAGTCCGACTACAACAGTGTCTGCTACCAATAATCACTCGAGACTTCAAG GCTGGTGGTGGTTGTACATCCTTGTGGCTGCGGCTTTAGTTGCACTGTTAATAATTGTTGTGGTACTCATCAGACGGAAGAGAGCTAAAG tgaacaaaacacagatggatGACAGCATT ggACTGAGCTTAAACCCTGCAGAGACTCAGCCTGCTCCAGAAACCAGTCAGGACACG GATGATCCTGAAGGTGGTGTTTCCTACGCCTCCATCAGCTACACAAGGAAGACTGACAGTAAAACCTGG GTTCGGGGCAAAGATGAtgctgatgaagatgatgcaGTGACCTACAGCACTGTAAaagcttcctcctcttctgctgcaGCCTCCACTGATCCCAGCAGCCTCTACGCTACCATCGGCtaa
- the LOC137169542 gene encoding uncharacterized protein isoform X3, protein MTDQDKCDSTTWLFSHSRNTSAVELIEFGQIGEDATAKSDRLNVTANCSLVIKKVTVEDVGNYTCRQFKSGQQQGQYSEVFLSVVTMTEHEDTDKVTLSCSVSTYDECRHTVKWLYRGNDWDINTRATQISQSTCSIAALFQTSHDIYTSNYTLLKCEVTDLYNGKVQLCNISPQLSCEKPVCDVVCPGEEGKTTTTQPTTVTTNENITESRKRTGVAETTTQEGVAETTTQEERWWLYVLLAVVLAALLIIVVVLIRRKRAEGNKTQMNDSTGLSLNPAETQPAPETSQDTDDPEGGVSYASINYTRKTDSKARVQGKDDADEDDAVTYSTVKASSSSAAASTDPSNATA, encoded by the exons atgactGATCAGGATAAATGTGACAGTACTACCTGGCTCTTCAGTCATTCAAGAAACACATCAGCAGTAGAGCTGATTGAATTTGGGCAGATTGGTGAAGATGCCACAGctaaatcagacagactgaatgTTACAGCGAACTGTTCTCTGGTTATAAAGAAAGTCACAGTTGAGGATGTTGGTAATTACACCTGCAGACAGTTCAAATCAGGACAACAACAAGGTCAATACTCTgaagtttttctgtctgttgttacca TGACTGAACATGAGGACACTGATAAGGTGACGTTAAGCTGCTCTGTGTCGACATATGAtgagtgcagacacacagtgaaGTGGCTGTATAGAGGAAATGACTGGGACATAAATACCAGAGCCACACAGATATCACAGTCTACCTGCTCAATCGCTGCATTGTTCCAGACTTCTCATGATATTTACACATCAAATTATACGTTACTGAAGTGTGAAGTCACAGATCTCTACAATGGAAAAGTGCAGCTGTGTAACATCAGTCCTCAGTTGTCATGTGAGAAACCAG TTTGTGATGTCGTTTGTCCAGGTgaggaaggaaaaacaacaacaactcagccaacaacagtgacaacaaatgaaaatataactgAAAGCAGGAAAAGAACAG GTGTGgctgaaacaacaacacaagaaG GTGTAgctgaaacaacaacacaagaaG AACGGTGGTGGTTGTACGTCCTTCTGGCTGTGGTTTTAGCAGCACTGTTGATAATTGTTGTGGTTCTCATCAGACGGAAGAGAGCTGAAG ggaacaaaacacagatgaatGACAGCACT GGACTGAGCTTAAACCCTGCAGAGACTCAGCCTGCTCCAGAAACCAGTCAGGACACG GATGATCCTGAAGGTGGTGTTTCCTACGCCTCCATCAACTACACAAGGAAGACCGACAGTAAAGCCCGG GTTCAGGGCAAAGATGAtgctgatgaagatgatgcaGTGACCTACAGCACTGTAAaagcttcctcctcttctgctgcaGCCTCCACTGATCCTAGCAACGCTACCGCCtaa
- the LOC137169542 gene encoding uncharacterized protein isoform X4 produces the protein MTDQDKCDSTTWLFSHSRNTSAVELIEFGQIGEDATAKSDRLNVTANCSLVIKKVTVEDVGNYTCRQFKSGQQQGQYSEVFLSVVTMTEHEDTDKVTLSCSVSTYDECRHTVKWLYRGNDWDINTRATQISQSTCSIAALFQTSHDIYTSNYTLLKCEVTDLYNGKVQLCNISPQLSCEKPGEEGKTTTTQPTTVTTNENITESRKRTGVAETTTQEGVAETTTQEERWWLYVLLAVVLAALLIIVVVLIRRKRAEGNKTQMNDSTGLSLNPAETQPAPETSQDTDDPEGGVSYASINYTRKTDSKARVQGKDDADEDDAVTYSTVKASSSSAAASTDPSNATA, from the exons atgactGATCAGGATAAATGTGACAGTACTACCTGGCTCTTCAGTCATTCAAGAAACACATCAGCAGTAGAGCTGATTGAATTTGGGCAGATTGGTGAAGATGCCACAGctaaatcagacagactgaatgTTACAGCGAACTGTTCTCTGGTTATAAAGAAAGTCACAGTTGAGGATGTTGGTAATTACACCTGCAGACAGTTCAAATCAGGACAACAACAAGGTCAATACTCTgaagtttttctgtctgttgttacca TGACTGAACATGAGGACACTGATAAGGTGACGTTAAGCTGCTCTGTGTCGACATATGAtgagtgcagacacacagtgaaGTGGCTGTATAGAGGAAATGACTGGGACATAAATACCAGAGCCACACAGATATCACAGTCTACCTGCTCAATCGCTGCATTGTTCCAGACTTCTCATGATATTTACACATCAAATTATACGTTACTGAAGTGTGAAGTCACAGATCTCTACAATGGAAAAGTGCAGCTGTGTAACATCAGTCCTCAGTTGTCATGTGAGAAACCAG GTgaggaaggaaaaacaacaacaactcagccaacaacagtgacaacaaatgaaaatataactgAAAGCAGGAAAAGAACAG GTGTGgctgaaacaacaacacaagaaG GTGTAgctgaaacaacaacacaagaaG AACGGTGGTGGTTGTACGTCCTTCTGGCTGTGGTTTTAGCAGCACTGTTGATAATTGTTGTGGTTCTCATCAGACGGAAGAGAGCTGAAG ggaacaaaacacagatgaatGACAGCACT GGACTGAGCTTAAACCCTGCAGAGACTCAGCCTGCTCCAGAAACCAGTCAGGACACG GATGATCCTGAAGGTGGTGTTTCCTACGCCTCCATCAACTACACAAGGAAGACCGACAGTAAAGCCCGG GTTCAGGGCAAAGATGAtgctgatgaagatgatgcaGTGACCTACAGCACTGTAAaagcttcctcctcttctgctgcaGCCTCCACTGATCCTAGCAACGCTACCGCCtaa